cgcctcgaggCATCCCTCATTGTGTGCAGCAAGGAGGAGACGTTGGAGATTGATGGGCAGGGCAACGTAATCACCCCTGAGGCTGACGGCATCATCGCCATTGGCTCGGGTGGCACGTATGCcaaggcggcggctcgtGCGCTTATTGACGTTGACGGCTATGATGCAGAACGCATCGCGCGCAAGGCGATGAGGATTGCCACCGACATCGATGTcttcagcaacagcaactGGGATGTGGAGATCTTGACGCGTGAGGAAGAAGCGGtaaagaaggaggaggcggagaaggcggagaaggcgcagaATGAGGCGCAGAGCAAGGAATAGAGGAAGGTGTAAGAGTGTGCTCGTCTTAGCGGTTGGCGTGCAGCGTCGTCCCTTCTTTGCAGCACCATCAGCTTTCCGTATTGTAgcgcacgccagcgcacgGCCCCCGCTTCCTCGTGCATCTCGCTACCGTGGCAGTCGCACTTCCGTGCGAACTATTTATTTTGTCCGTGTTCTTTGTGTTCTTCCTCTGTTGAGGTGCTGCCGGTGTTTCTGTCGTTGTTGGTAAGGCATAACATAatccccaccctcccccgGCTCTGTGGTGTCGGCTTTGAGTGCTGCTGACGCCAGCGCCGTTTCGCACCCCCGCCTGCTGGGATCGGCGGTGAGGGTGCGGAGAACGCAAAGCGACTTCCGCGGGGCAGAAGGCGATACCTGCAACGGCTCCGCCTAATCAAGGagaagcggtggcggccacgCACAGAATTCTGTCGCGTGCACAAAATGTGCGGCTGTTGCACAATCTTTCCGGCaaccgccgttgctgctatcgcctccgcgtcggcggGCTGCTTCGCTTGCTGCACACCCCCGCCCTcatgcccccctcctcacccacccacccccacaggcacacacgtgtaTTCTGCGTTTGTTCTCTCTTACGCTCTTCTCATTTTTCCTCGTCACTGAACTCGCGAACCAGAGcatcgttgccgctgctcacgctTCGGATTGcacctctcctttctctctctcgctgtttcgctttcctctccccctccccacccgcTTTCGCGATCCCGCCGGCACGTAAATGGCTTAGGTGGCaaaacacaaacacgcatACACGAACCGCCTTTCCGGTGTCCCTCCCTGTCGCGCACTTCTTCGCACAGGCTTCCACGGCAAGGAGCTGGCAAACACACACTGGCGTTAACAACAACGGAAACGAAAAGTAAAAGGCATCGTCAAGAAGTGAGCACACGGAAgtggagaagggaaggggtgggAGTATCTCTTagcatccgcagcgcgcccgcacacgcacacgcacacacacacacacacacgtgcaaagaggaggaaagcgAGGTATCTGCGGCAATTGGCAAAGGAAAATACCCAAGTAACAACAGGCAGTGTCTCGataaggagggaggggaacgacgacgacgaagggACGTCTCGCATTTTCGCCGTTGCAGCAGGTGTtgtgtgcctctgtgcgCCGATCTTGAAGcttcttttgtgtgtgtgtgtgtcttttgATTTGCTTTGCAGCGTGGTACTCCTTCCTCTACGTTACACGCGACTTTCTTTTACATGCTCTTAACATGCACTTAACAGTAACCGACTCGACTAATAAaaagacacagacagacgcacTCACACGCCTGCTCCTCACCCGTCGCCTACACCCCGCACACCCACCCCTGTTACGTTGTGCTCGCTTTCCATCGCCGAGTCGGCGTACGTTTCAGCCGTTGgtgcccttccctccctctctcctctctccttttgtGTCTGCTCTTAGGCAGTGGCAGTGCAAGTGTGACGGAGTAGGGTAGGTGGCTAAGTTCGCCGGCGTCCACGTGTGTGGCTCCGAGAGCTCCACTCGCACATACACCACACGAAGCAGCGCCTCTCTCGACGGACACTACTTGAGGATAAGTTGCTGATTTTCTCTCGCTTGTCCTCACCCCCGTTGCCCTCACCTGCTGCACTGTCGGCGATGGGGCGAATCGACTCCTCTTGTGTCGCTGCCACGGTGACGCCTAGCAAGGTCGGCGCATCGTCGTCTTGTCCCGGCACGGCGACAAGCACTGGCAAGATAGACGAGCCTGCTtctcgcgccgctgccccgcaGGGCCGGGCGCAGCGATGTGGCCGAGCGCGACCCGCCCAGATGCACAACGGCCTCAGTGCGGGGATGTGTGATAaccaacagcagcacgccgcagGCGTTTGGCAGTTGATTGCAGGGCCGCAGAGCGCCTCCAcgactccgccgccgctcgtgaTGGGTGACGGCACAGGCGGCGAGGATCATGCGCAGGCTGCCCACGCCGGCGTCCGGTGGACTAAGCACTCGTGGGAAAAGGGCAACGACTGCCCTGCGGGTAGCGCGTACGGGTCTTTTGtgggcgcgccgctgcgcaggctgCCGCCAACGCCTCCGTTCCCTGGTGTGCGTCTTCCCGCCTGGTGTCGgtccgcgtcggcgacggcgtatCCGCTCTCCGAGGACGGCCTCACAAACGAGCTGCTGGACTTCTTCTATTATCTGCAGTTGACCTCCCATGAGGAAGCGGCACGGGAGCGGCTGCTTGGCTACGTGCAGGCGTGCGTGGCGAAGTTGTGGGGTCCCTGTAAACCGGGGAGCGAAGCCGAGGGAACAGCACAGGTGATGCTGTACGGCAGCTACGCTCTAGGGCTTTCTCTTCCAAGCAGCGACATTGATCTTGCCCTGACTTTCCCGGCCGAGGAGCAGGTGGACGTCGCCACCATTGCAGTGGAGGAAAGGAGTGGGGATCGCGCTCTCCTGGCGCCGGCGGTCTCGAAGAAACGCcaggcgctgcacctcgaGCGGCTCCACGATCttgccgagcagctgcggaaCTCTGCGACGTTTCCCGAGTTGGAGGTAGAGGTGTATGATCAGTGCCGTGTGCCGCGCATTCATCTACGAGACAGGACTTGTGGTGGCGTGTCGTGTGACATCAACAGCTCCTTCGCCTCAGCACGCATCGCCCGCATcgtggcgcggcagcggctatGGCTACAGGACTCCCCGCTCGCGGCGTTCCTCGTGCGCGTCACCAAGGCAGCCGTGAAGCAGTGGGGCCTCCACGAAGTGTTCTGGGGCGGCGTCGCCTCCACTGCGCTGTACTGCCTAGTGCTCCGCTTCCTCGCCCAGATGGAACAGCTTTGCCGACACgcgcaggtggaggagaaTTTGTCTCCACCGCGCtacgaggaggccgccgccgcgcatgtCGCAACGCAGCTCTCTTCGTTGGCTTGTTCGTCACCGTTGTCTTCACCACAACTCTCCATGCCACACCCAGCCAACGAGTCTTTCGCAGCGTTTACCCCAGTTCCAGCCGGCACGGCTTCCACTGCTCGCGGCCTCAACAGGCtaagcgcggcggcagccgttCCTTCATATGTACCCAGCTGGGTTGTGAATAGCAGGAAGCACGGCTTGAGCAAGTCGTCGTCCTTGTGCGATATGGACAAGAACAGCGCGCTGTGCCCTGTCAGTGTGACCGCTTGCTCCCTTTCCGATTGGAGCACGATGAGCAGCACGTGCGACGAGGATAGGGAGGCGGACGACGAGGTGGATGGCTACACGCAGGCGGGTCTCACGCGCACctccggcgccaccaccactgcgaCTACACCGATCTCTCGCACCGCGGCGAGCACACCGATGCCGGCTGCAAGCGAAGCGCATGAGGGAGGCACAGCGACCGCATCGAGTGCCTTGGCACCACCAGTGAGCGTCAATTCTGCTGCGCTTCGCGAGGGCGTGTTTCCCAGTGCGGATGGACTTACTCACATCGCGCGATCACGGTATGgcgcgtcgccagcgcgtcTACTGCTGAAGCTGTGGAAGTTTCTTTCTGCCGACGCTTTTGCGAACGGGTATCAGGTAGCAGATGCCTTTGGAGATGACACGGTGTGGTGCGACTgcggcgaggcgggcgaCTCGGCCGCGCTACCAAAGCAGCTTCCGCTCATGGCGTCGCTTGAACTGGCCACGATTGCGGGcatgagcagcgccgaccTCTCCGCTGCATCTTTTCGGCTTCCTGAGCTAATGGCACTCTTTCGCCACTCGAGCACGTCACTGGAGAACATGCTCCGGTATCAGCGCTACCCGCGGCGCACCGTGCCAACGATGCTCTCTACCATCTTTGTAGACCCTCGGCTGCCGACTAACTCTTGAAGGagcgtggtggcgctgtACATCTGTTCTCTTCTTTCGCTGAGCTCGTAGTGATCATGAGGTTACACCTCAGTGTGGTATCTCGGGGTTCAAGAGCCCCCCACACGGCGTGcgaggaagccaagcagcccccctATCCCTGNNNNNNNNNNNNNNNNNNNNNNNNNNNNNNNNNNNNNNNNNNNNNNNNNNNNNNNNNNNNNNNNNNNNNNNNNNNNNNNNNNNNNNNNNNNNNNNNNNNGGTTACACCTCAGTGTGGTATCTCGGGGTTCAAGAGCCCCCCACACGGCGTGcgaggaagccaagcagcccccctatccctgccatatacccctgccaatgccaAACCACTTCTTGTGGTGGCAGGGTCACGCACCTACGGCGTAGGGGTGGAcagagcgatgcaccgctgcggaTGTGGGCGGTCAGGCCGTGGATGaggtggcgtcggagcggcccGCGACAGTGGGCAGGACTGTGCCATCCGTATGCTGAGGCAGAGGGTCCGCGTGACGtgagcgtatcccacccggccTCTCGCTGCcatgagcagcgccgaccTCTCCGCTGCATCTTTTCGGCTTCCTGAGCTAATGGCACTCTTTCGCCACTCGAGCACGTCACTGGAGAACATGCTCCGGTATCAGCGCTACCCGCGGCGCACCGTGCCAACGATGCTCTCTACCATCTTTGTAGACCCTCGGCTGCCGACTAACTCTTGAAGGagcgtggtggcgctgtACATCTGTTCTCTTCTTTCGCTGAGCTCGTAGTGATCATGAGGTTACACCTCAGTGTGGTATCTCGGGGTTCAAGAGCCCCCCACACGGCGTGcgaggaagccaagcagcccccctatccctgccatatacccctgccaatgccaAACCACTTCTTGTGGTGGCAGGGTCACGCACCTACGGCGTAGGGGTGGAcagagcgatgcaccgctgcggaTGTGGGCGGTCAGGCCGTGGATGaggtggcgtcggagcggcccGCGACAGTGGGCAGGACTGTGCCATCCGTATGCTGAGGCAGAGGGTCCGCGTGACGtgagcgtatcccacccggcctctcgctgcctgctggtggggagcctgagtGTGTCCCCCCGAGAGGGCGGGacccggcggcggctggcgaAGCGGGCGGGTGTGTAGAGTTTGGGGCAGGGGTCGCGCTCAGGTGGCTGAGCCGGCACATtgctgcagcacgtgtgTCTACGCCTGCATCGCACCACGCAGAGGGGCCTGCCACATGCCGGGGTACTTGAGCGGAGTTGACGTCTTGCTCTCTGGCAGAGAAATGGGCACGCTGAAAGTGTCTCTGTGACCTCGTTGTTTGCGTGAAGTTTCGTCGCGTGTATAGCGGTCCCACGAGCAGCCTCGTTTGAGGagtcggtgcgtgtgtgtgtgtctctctttgcTTCTGTGTGCGATTCACAATCTCGTTGTCGACTATAGCCGGACAACGGCAAAAAGAATGCAAggaagcacagcagcagcaccaacaaaaatgtttttgtgtgtgtagggcGGCTTNNNNNNNNNNNNNNNNNNNNNNNNNNNNNNNNNNNNNNNNNNNNNNNNNNNNNNNNNNNNNNNNNNNNNNNNNNNNNNNNNNNNNNNNNNNNNNNNNNNCCCACCCGGCCTCtcgctgcctgctggtggggagcctgagtGTGTCCCCCCGAGAGGGCGGGacccggcggcggctggcgaAGCGGGCGGGTGTGTAGAGTTTGGGGCAGGGGTCGCGCTCAGGTGGCTGAGCCGGCACATtgctgcagcacgtgtgTCTACGCCTGCATCGCACCACGCAGAGGGGCCTGCCACATGCCGGGGTACTTGAGCGGAGTTGACGTCTTGCTCTCTGGCAGAGAAATGGGCACGCTGAAAGTGTCTCTGTGACCTCGTTGTTTGCGTGAAGTTTCGTCGCGTGTATAGCGGTCCCACGAGCAGCCTCGTTTGAGGagtcggtgcgtgtgtgtgtgtctctctttgcTTCTGTGTGCGATTCACAATCTCGTTGTCGACTATAGCCGGACAACGGCAAAAAGAATGCAAggaagcacagcagcagcaccaacaaaaatgtttttgtgtgtgtagggcGGCTTCTCGCTGTGTGATCCGGTGAGCGCTGTCGCGTGTGCTGTTCAAAGAGCATCGGCTGCCGAGCACAGcactggtgtgtgtgggggtggggtaggGTTGGAGGagccgccctctcccccgtctcgctcacgcacacatgcgcttctctctcctctgcgtgGTGCTGCCTTTCCGATTCTTCCATCTTCCTctcgcccccaccccgcaCGTCTATTTCCGCTGCCCACCCTCCACTTCACTGGGGTGCGCTTTGCAGGATTGCTTGAGcttccccctccgccccccgTCCTCCCGTTGTATCTTCCCCGTAG
This genomic stretch from Leishmania donovani BPK282A1 complete genome, chromosome 36 harbors:
- a CDS encoding hs1vu complex proteolytic subunit-like is translated as MFRRLATRSTSFVTGAAVQARHTTILSVRKGNKVILIGDRQVTLGERIVAKSSACKLRKLNDNVVIGFAGSTADAFALMEKLENKLNDFPEQLSRAAVELAKDWRTDRALRRLEASLIVCSKEETLEIDGQGNVITPEADGIIAIGSGGTYAKAAARALIDVDGYDAERIARKAMRIATDIDVFSNSNWDVEILTREEEAVKKEEAEKAEKAQNEAQSKE